In the genome of Candidatus Bathyarchaeota archaeon, one region contains:
- a CDS encoding secondary thiamine-phosphate synthase enzyme YjbQ, with the protein MKVKIKEVEVETKERIQLIDVTGQIENFIKESGVKNGLCLIHSLHSTTAIIVNERENGLIQDLIHEVQKVFPREEEWLHNRIDDNADAHLASAFIGSSKVFPVKNGEIIRGVWQNIFLLELDGPRTRRIIIEALGE; encoded by the coding sequence ATGAAAGTTAAAATTAAAGAAGTTGAAGTGGAAACTAAGGAAAGAATTCAATTAATCGATGTTACAGGGCAAATAGAGAATTTCATTAAAGAAAGCGGCGTTAAAAATGGATTATGCTTAATTCACTCTCTTCACTCAACAACAGCTATAATTGTAAATGAAAGAGAAAACGGTTTAATTCAAGATTTAATTCATGAGGTTCAGAAAGTTTTCCCTAGAGAAGAAGAATGGCTTCATAATAGAATAGATGATAATGCTGATGCTCATTTAGCTTCCGCTTTTATAGGTTCATCTAAAGTTTTTCCAGTAAAAAATGGTGAAATAATTAGAGGCGTTTGGCAAAACATTTTTCTTTTAGAGCTTGACGGCCCTAGAACAAGAAGAATTATTATAGAAGCTTTGGGTGAAT
- a CDS encoding CBS domain-containing protein: MNGINKIKEMNVGLFGEQPLIVSSDLPISKLIGVLKEENAYEAFILKEDKVGIASIREILKSPNVNSKVSSITTFIPKVSSETKVSEAAKLMDEYRIRALPIFNGNKLTKTVKASSILKASLKESWSLPVSKLINLPLTSIQKGSSITKARKLMVENEIDHLPVLESNSLIGVLTSTRIVFHLFPTKASKRDELMKEALKKSHFPVESLMDEPFSVEINEDAYFTLEKIMDRKLDYALITLWSEVQGIITFRDYMKLFYESKKEIENLPVYIIGLPNDFLSSELIKLKFAKAVNNLMKVYPDLMEARANIKTLKKGRYEVDVNINTSRKLISFKEVGWDLTAIFNNISKRLKRALTQKKVKRKYKGEA, from the coding sequence ATGAATGGAATTAATAAAATTAAGGAAATGAATGTTGGTTTATTTGGTGAACAGCCGTTAATTGTTTCCTCTGATCTACCTATTTCAAAGCTTATTGGAGTTTTAAAGGAAGAAAACGCGTATGAAGCTTTTATATTAAAGGAAGATAAAGTTGGGATAGCTTCTATTCGAGAAATTTTAAAATCTCCCAATGTTAATAGTAAAGTTTCCTCTATAACAACTTTTATTCCTAAAGTTTCTTCTGAAACTAAAGTAAGCGAAGCTGCTAAGCTTATGGATGAATATAGAATTAGAGCTTTACCGATTTTCAACGGTAATAAGCTAACTAAAACTGTTAAAGCTTCATCTATTCTTAAAGCAAGCTTAAAGGAGTCTTGGAGTTTACCAGTAAGCAAGCTAATTAATTTACCTCTTACCTCTATTCAAAAAGGTTCCTCAATAACTAAAGCTAGAAAATTAATGGTGGAAAATGAGATTGATCATTTACCTGTTTTAGAATCAAATAGTTTAATCGGTGTATTAACATCTACTCGAATAGTTTTTCATTTATTTCCAACGAAAGCTTCTAAAAGAGATGAATTAATGAAGGAGGCTTTAAAAAAATCGCATTTTCCAGTTGAAAGTTTAATGGATGAACCTTTTAGCGTAGAGATTAATGAAGATGCCTACTTTACTTTAGAGAAAATAATGGATCGAAAATTAGATTACGCGTTAATAACTTTATGGAGTGAAGTTCAAGGTATTATAACTTTTAGGGATTACATGAAGCTTTTTTATGAAAGCAAAAAGGAAATTGAGAATCTTCCAGTTTACATAATCGGTTTACCAAACGATTTTTTAAGCAGCGAATTAATTAAGCTTAAATTCGCTAAAGCTGTTAACAATTTAATGAAAGTTTATCCAGATTTAATGGAAGCTAGAGCTAACATTAAAACTTTAAAAAAAGGAAGATATGAAGTTGATGTAAACATTAATACAAGCAGAAAATTAATTTCGTTTAAGGAAGTTGGATGGGATTTAACTGCAATTTTTAATAATATTTCAAAAAGGTTAAAGAGAGCTTTAACTCAAAAAAAAGTTAAACGTAAATATAAAGGCGAAGCCTAG
- a CDS encoding Lrp/AsnC ligand binding domain-containing protein, whose product MVLAYVLINSEVGKEPELIKALKNIDGVKEVFSVYGVYDIIAKVEGKTVNELKEVVIAKIRQLNYVRSTLTMIVMENI is encoded by the coding sequence ATGGTTTTAGCATATGTATTAATTAACTCTGAGGTGGGAAAAGAGCCTGAGCTTATTAAAGCATTAAAAAATATTGATGGCGTTAAAGAGGTTTTCAGCGTTTATGGTGTATACGATATTATAGCTAAGGTTGAAGGGAAAACAGTAAATGAGTTAAAGGAAGTTGTTATAGCGAAAATTAGGCAGTTAAACTATGTAAGAAGTACATTAACAATGATAGTTATGGAGAATATTTAA
- a CDS encoding NUDIX hydrolase, whose translation MREEVVSSKIIYEGKILKVKLDKVKLPNSYITVREIVEHPNAVALIPITSDGKIIMVNQYRHSAKEVLLELPAGTIENGEQPEECAKRELLEETGYEAKELKRLFSCYLAPGYSTEFIHIFLAKNLIYKEQKPEFDEQIKVVELNLKDALRKIEEGEIKDAKTICSLLFFSTFLNKPLGL comes from the coding sequence TTGAGAGAGGAAGTTGTTTCTTCAAAAATTATTTATGAAGGGAAAATATTAAAAGTTAAGCTAGATAAAGTTAAACTGCCTAATAGCTATATTACGGTTAGAGAGATTGTGGAGCATCCTAATGCTGTAGCTTTAATTCCAATAACTAGCGATGGAAAAATAATTATGGTAAATCAATATAGGCATTCTGCTAAAGAAGTTTTATTAGAGCTTCCAGCTGGAACAATAGAGAATGGAGAGCAGCCTGAGGAATGCGCTAAAAGAGAGTTGCTTGAAGAAACAGGATATGAAGCTAAAGAGTTAAAAAGGTTATTTAGCTGTTATTTAGCACCAGGTTATAGCACAGAATTTATTCATATTTTTTTAGCTAAAAACCTTATTTATAAAGAGCAAAAACCAGAGTTTGATGAGCAAATAAAAGTTGTTGAGTTAAACTTAAAGGATGCTCTTAGAAAAATTGAGGAGGGCGAAATAAAAGATGCGAAAACAATATGCAGCCTTCTTTTCTTTTCAACTTTTTTAAATAAACCTTTAGGCTTATAA
- a CDS encoding zinc-ribbon domain-containing protein — translation MSNISRKTIIVDENLSKIIGVSEGTLVSYSEIAKGIHEYIKMHNLKKKIEKKRLKFCFKCGVQIPEKAVYCDFCGAKQ, via the coding sequence ATGAGCAATATTAGTAGAAAGACGATAATTGTAGATGAAAATTTATCTAAAATTATTGGAGTAAGCGAAGGCACCTTAGTTAGCTACAGCGAAATAGCTAAAGGAATTCATGAATATATAAAAATGCATAATTTAAAAAAGAAGATAGAGAAGAAGAGATTAAAATTTTGCTTTAAATGTGGAGTTCAAATTCCTGAAAAAGCTGTTTATTGCGACTTTTGCGGAGCAAAGCAATAA
- a CDS encoding hydroxymethylglutaryl-CoA synthase, with the protein MAVGIAGYGVYIPRQRIPTEEIIKVRESRRKDLNELLEKIRYGLLLKNKAIADFSEDTITMAAEAAENAVLMAGIEPSMIGSVTVGTESKPYAVGSTARHAASFIGVKSNAYVSDLEGACNAGMQGLEIIKAQVLSGEIEYGLAIGSDVAQAPEGDPLEYACGSGAAAFILGKKDVLATIKDTAPYSSLTMDFWRREGSPVPKHFGKTTVEAYITHVVGAIINLLRKNRNLTLSSFDHITFHQPSGYMPLKTCKTLLNPSSLISDNELAERIKLTQEDIEKKVMPWLKVLEVGNTYAASTLIGLASILDEANPGDNILAVSYGSGAYAIAAWIKVENKIKERMGIVPTVEEYINRRREISFQKYKENIKERLNWIKKRLIYSRIIGEIQPLGKEVIEATLCDGCKRIYYPPRERCLEYECQGPAMNKNFPRRAVLKSFRKLSPKEKFTLNYNIIREGKVLLVDCELEELKEDIELELVIRRLDYEGRDGLIIYGPTYRPAFRRVPYPY; encoded by the coding sequence ATGGCTGTGGGGATAGCGGGTTATGGCGTTTATATACCAAGGCAGAGAATACCTACAGAAGAGATAATTAAAGTTAGGGAAAGCAGAAGAAAAGATTTAAATGAACTTCTTGAAAAAATAAGGTATGGGTTACTTTTAAAAAATAAGGCTATTGCTGATTTTTCTGAAGATACCATAACGATGGCTGCTGAAGCTGCTGAAAACGCTGTTTTAATGGCTGGAATAGAACCTTCTATGATAGGTTCAGTAACTGTTGGGACTGAATCTAAACCCTACGCTGTAGGTTCTACAGCTAGACATGCCGCTTCATTTATAGGGGTTAAATCAAATGCATATGTTAGCGATTTAGAGGGCGCTTGCAATGCTGGAATGCAAGGATTAGAAATAATTAAAGCTCAAGTTTTAAGTGGAGAAATAGAGTATGGATTGGCTATTGGTTCAGATGTAGCTCAAGCTCCGGAGGGTGATCCATTAGAGTATGCATGCGGTTCTGGAGCTGCAGCTTTTATTCTCGGGAAAAAAGATGTTTTAGCAACAATTAAGGATACAGCACCTTATTCAAGTTTAACTATGGATTTTTGGAGGAGAGAAGGCTCACCTGTCCCAAAACACTTTGGAAAAACAACTGTTGAAGCATATATTACGCATGTTGTTGGTGCAATAATTAATTTATTAAGAAAAAATCGAAATTTAACTCTTTCCAGCTTTGATCATATAACTTTTCATCAACCATCAGGATACATGCCTTTAAAAACATGTAAAACCCTTTTAAATCCATCCTCATTAATTTCTGACAACGAGTTAGCTGAAAGAATTAAGTTAACGCAAGAGGATATTGAGAAAAAGGTTATGCCATGGCTTAAAGTTTTGGAGGTGGGAAACACATATGCTGCTTCAACTTTAATAGGTTTAGCTTCAATTTTAGATGAAGCAAATCCTGGAGATAATATTTTAGCTGTATCATACGGGTCTGGAGCATATGCTATAGCAGCTTGGATTAAAGTTGAAAACAAAATAAAAGAGAGGATGGGGATTGTACCAACAGTTGAAGAGTACATAAATAGAAGAAGAGAGATAAGCTTTCAAAAGTATAAAGAGAATATTAAGGAGCGATTAAACTGGATTAAAAAAAGATTAATTTATTCAAGAATAATTGGTGAAATTCAACCCCTAGGAAAAGAAGTTATTGAAGCAACTCTTTGCGATGGATGCAAAAGAATTTATTATCCGCCTAGAGAGAGATGCTTAGAATATGAATGTCAAGGACCAGCGATGAATAAGAATTTCCCTAGAAGAGCTGTGTTAAAATCTTTTAGGAAATTGTCTCCTAAAGAAAAGTTTACCTTAAATTACAATATAATTAGGGAAGGAAAAGTCCTTCTTGTGGATTGCGAATTAGAAGAGTTAAAAGAAGACATTGAGCTGGAGCTGGTGATAAGAAGATTAGATTATGAAGGAAGAGATGGATTAATAATTTATGGACCGACTTATAGACCGGCGTTTAGACGAGTACCATACCCATATTAA